A stretch of Oncorhynchus mykiss isolate Arlee chromosome 12, USDA_OmykA_1.1, whole genome shotgun sequence DNA encodes these proteins:
- the LOC110537190 gene encoding transmembrane protein 119, producing the protein MTFLMALNLIGLLVTLWSSSPSLATPLPFNISLEGSAEGEELDSLIDTPSPPATSGPALESSTTSHGSTHVEHLLLRQMVHFLQDNLFLILVFFTLFITIFLILCCACIMSRKRKINAYYPSSFPSKMYVDQRDKTGGTKLFNELPEKPSNRQQAEPVDSSKKLHHDIMKAAKNLRTLSKPPLGEQEGKDPTQISAAAEKSHEVNVQAVGEIIEKDNQPSNPPELSEEEVCQLSVNEAQHSSCLEQSEIFPEQTGLKKDDESFT; encoded by the coding sequence ATGACGTTCCTCATGGCACTTAATCTGATTGGTCTGTTGGTGACGCTGTGGTCCAGCAGCCCCAGTCTGGCCACACCCCTCCCTTTCAACATTTCATTGGAGGGAAGTGCAGAGGGGGAGGAGCTAGACAGCCTCATTGACACCCCTTCCCCACCTGCCACCAGTGGCCCTGCCTTGGAGTCCTCAACCACCTCACATGGCTCCACCCACGTAGAGCACTTATTGCTCAGGCAAATGGTTCACTTCCTGCAGGATAACCTGTTCCTCATCCTAGTTTTCTTCACACTCTTCATCACTATCTTCCTCATCCTCTGCTGTGCTTGCATCATGAGCCGCAAACGAAAGATCAATGCCTACTACCCCTCGTCCTTCCCCTCTAAGATGTACGTGGACCAGAGGGACAAGACCGGAGGTACCAAGCTTTTCAACGAGTTGCCAGAGAAACCCTCCAACCGGCAGCAGGCTGAGCCAGTGGACTCCAGCAAGAAGCTCCATCATGACATCATGAAGGCAGCCAAGAACCTCCGTACTCTCTCCAAGCCTCCCCTGGGAGAGCAAGAGGGAAAAGACCCCACACAGATATCTGCAGCAGCAGAGAAAAGTCATGAGGTGAATGTTCAGGCTGTGGGAGAAATAATAGAGAAAGACAATCAGCCATCAAATCCACCAGAGCTGAGTGAGGAGGAGGTATGCCAGCTCTCAGTCAATGAAGCCCAACATAGCAGCTGCCTTGAGCAGTCAGAAATCTTTCCGGAACAGACAGGCCTAAAAAAGGATGATGAGTCATTCACatga